The proteins below come from a single Pichia kudriavzevii chromosome 2, complete sequence genomic window:
- a CDS encoding uncharacterized protein (PKUD0B03130), giving the protein MLVSKLQNLALLVFTAVGYAADSNIRITVTSDNRVQIDIPASNAPYDEIDISQDSMQINYLWEASGSQFLQCSSDTDCTPFDSSAVITGNKDTVFQAGGTLNATPNPGNFVRYLSPPLEYPKVGIFQAAFDVFIQSDTPLLERLTATIYKLAEESLADYTYIPTTICQYNECVTTSLPEQKVLSTTTVGGIEKVITSYSPISYNPITIQSYLTSTQVTSDGIAIWVTTYCPLTDTHTSFATSSSTSSLTPPSIPSFTPSSIPSSTPSSTPSFIPSSTPSFIPSSTPSFIPSSTPSSVSSSSTPSSTPSSTPSSIPPSTPSSIPSSTPSSSTPSSSTPSSSTSQSSTPSTSTPSSIPSSTPFSTPPSTPSSSTSQSSTPSTSTPSSTPPSTPSSIPSSTPSSTSPSSTAYFTSPTSISSSSTSSFVSTTSFTTFITDCGSSSVTVNCASGVTIVPVGFTDVSIVTYSCAPPAGNTIPGSFVNTKSVITYSNDVTTTVITVSNRIVPSFSCPVPSSAIVSSTLSSTPLSTPLFTLSSSFSSPLVPQVSSMLPSSIPFSSSVSSAFLTSKSRLTNTIIHCSDNECTESYPINSSAILSSVSSADFERSITIQPSPSIFFNATTVHSSMPASTFTTSDIVSSNNRQYTVEKTTFSSTNDETTNSQLNSFSTSFNVTETPIPTTNVTTQFIGSTSFTQPVLAQPTYYGAANVVSHSDFLLTLFFGFIGLLS; this is encoded by the coding sequence ATGCTTGTTTCCAAACTTCAGAACTTGGCCTTATTGGTTTTTACCGCGGTCGGATATGCTGCAGATAGTAATATCAGGATAACCGTAACTTCTGATAATAGAGTACAGATTGATATTCCTGCAAGCAATGCACCttatgatgaaattgatatttCTCAAGATTCTATGCAGATCAACTATCTTTGGGAAGCAAGCGGTTCGCAATTTTTACAATGTTCTTCGGACACTGATTGTACACCTTTTGATTCTTCAGCTGTTATAACAGGTAATAAAGATACCGTCTTTCAAGCTGGAGGTACTCTTAATGCTACACCGAATCCAGGTAATTTTGTGAGATACTTGTCACCCCCTCTTGAATATCCTAAAGTAGGTATTTTCCAAGCTGCATTCGATGTTTTTATTCAAAGTGATACTCCTTTACTTGAAAGATTAACTGCTACCATTTATAAACTTGCGGAAGAATCTTTGGCAGATTACACATACATCCCAACAACAATTTGTCAATACAACGAATGCGTCACTACTTCTCTTCCTGAACAAAAAGTACTTTCAACAACTACAGTTGGAGGTATTGAGAAGGTCATTACGAGTTATTCCCCAATTTCATATAATCCGATTACAATTCAATCATACTTAACATCTACACAGGTTACAAGTGACGGTATTGCTATTTGGGTCACAACTTATTGTCCACTAACAGATACACATACTAGCTTTGCAACTTCATCTTCCACTTCATCCCTAACTCCACCTTCTATTCCATCGTTCACACCATCTTCTATTCCATCTTCCACTCCATCGTCCACTCCATCTTTTATTCCATCATCCACTCCATCTTTTATTCCATCATCCACTCCATCTTTTATTCCATCATCCACTCCATCGTCcgtttcatcatcttccacCCCATCTTCCACCCCATCTTCCACTCCATCTTCTATTCCACCTTCCACTCCATCTTCTATTCCATCGTCCACTCCATCATCTTCCACTCCATCATCTTCCACTCCATCATCTTCCACTTCACAATCGTCTACTCCATCAACTTCCACTCCATCTTCTATTCCATCGTCCACTCCATTTTCCACCCCACCTTCCACTCCATCATCTTCCACTTCACAATCGTCTACTCCATCAACTTCCACTCCATCTTCCACCCCACCTTCCACTCCATCTTCTATTCCATCGTCCACTCCATCTTCCACGTCACCATCGTCTACTGCATATTTCACTTCACCAACGtctatttcatcatcttctacTTCATCATTTGTTTCTACAACCTCTTTCACTACCTTTATTACTGATTGTGGCTCTTCAAGTGTTACTGTCAATTGTGCTTCAGGTGTTACTATTGTTCCAGTAGGTTTTACTGATGTTTCCATCGTTACTTATTCGTGTGCTCCACCAGCAGGCAACACAATTCCAGGATCTTTTGTTAACACAAAGTCTGTTATTACATACTCTAACGACGTCACTACTACTGTGATCACTGTTTCGAACCGTATCGTCCCATCTTTCAGTTGTCCAGTACCATCTTCGGCTATTGTATCATCTACTCTATCATCTACTCCATTGTCCACCCCATTGTTTactctttcttcttctttttcttcaccaCTAGTTCCACAAGTGTCAAGTATGTTACCATCGTCTATTCCATTCTCTAGTTCCGTTTCCTCAGCTTTTTTAACTTCCAAATCTAGACTTACCAACACAATCATACATTGTAGTGATAATGAGTGTACAGAAAGTTACCCTATTAACTCGTCAGCTATATTATCTTCGGTTAGTTCCGcagattttgaaagaagTATCACAATCCAGCCAAGCCCatctattttctttaatgcGACAACTGTCCATTCATCTATGCCGGCTTCAACCTTTACTACATCTGATATAGTGTCATCAAACAATAGACAGTACAcagttgaaaaaactacTTTCAGTTCTACCAATGATGAAACAACTAATTCCCAACTGAAttctttttcaacctcATTTAATGTAACTGAAACACCCATTCCCACGACAAACGTTACCACTCAGTTTATTGGTTCCACATCGTTTACACAACCTGTTTTAGCACAGCCAACTTATTATGGTGCTGCAAATGTTGTCTCCCACAGTGATTTCCTGTTAACActattttttggttttattGGTTTACTATCGTGA
- a CDS encoding uncharacterized protein (PKUD0B03140; Pfam Domains: Glyco_transf_15(1.7e-149)): MLLESRRSLRRAVVVFAIIFVIYLVSVSNGNISNTLDANYLFSSTDDYTIKYNTKLMNQPQISEDGTSDEVQEPKGPMTWEEVEKALTFDKDVFKNIENNIVENNMNFFREVYSKRITEPKFAELTYSQYVDKKGNKKFLTQDEYPRANATLLTLVRNEELEDIIYTLRQLETKWNHKFHYPYTFINDQPFTEEFKETVKRHTVSDCYFEVIPPEMWNKPDNIDPDIEAEKIGKLKAKGVQYIDKVSYHNMCRFNSGYFYQMDRLKQFRWYWRFEPATDYYCSVDYDLFKFMEDNNKTYGFTISLYDNPLTVETLWPVTLNFLKKHPEYVHPNGAFKWLTENVQHPDYVEITGGYSTCHFWSNFEIGDMDFYRGEAYSAWMDALEEAGGFYYERWGDAPVHSVGLGLFEDRSKIHWFRDIGYHHSPYKNIPNSDKCEAPEDSGYFAPEDVYDQNCLSNWIRLEMTNKELQSY; the protein is encoded by the coding sequence ATGCTTTTGGAATCTAGACGGTCGCTCAGAAGAGCAGTTGTGGTATTTGCAATTATATTTGTGATTTACCTCGTCTCTGTTTCCAATGGTAACATCTCGAACACATTGGATGCAAACTATTTGTTTTCTAGTACTGACGACTATACAATCAAATATAATACCAAATTAATGAATCAGCCGCAAATATCTGAGGATGGTACTTCTGATGAAGTTCAAGAACCTAAGGGACCAATGACATGGGAAGAAGTCGAAAAAGCGCTTACATTTGACAAggatgttttcaaaaatattgaaaataacattGTTGAGAATaatatgaatttttttagGGAAGTATATTCCAAGAGAATCACCGAGCCTAAATTTGCAGAATTAACTTACAGTCAATATGTTGATAAAAAGGGTAACAAGAAATTCCTAACCCAAGATGAATACCCAAGGGCTAATGCAACTTTGTTAACCCTAGTCAGAAATGAAGAGTTGGAAGACATTATATATACATTAAGGCAACTTGAAACCAAGTGGAATCATAAATTTCACTATCCTTATACTTTTATTAATGACCAGCCCTTTACTGAGGAGTTCAAGGAAACTGTCAAAAGACATACTGTTTCTGATTGTTACTTTGAGGTGATCCCACCAGAGATGTGGAACAAACCTGACAATATTGATCCTGATATTGAGgcagaaaaaattggaaaattgaAAGCTAAGGGTGTTCAATACATTGATAAGGTGTCTTATCACAATATGTGTAGATTCAATTCCGGTTATTTCTACCAAATGGATAGACTAAAACAATTCAGATGGTACTGGAGATTTGAACCTGCCACAGATTACTATTGCTCTGTTGATTATGAtctattcaaatttatgGAAGATAATAACAAAACATATGGGTTCACCATCTCTCTATATGATAATCCATTAACAGTCGAGACCCTATGGCCCGTCACTCTAAACTTCTTGAAAAAGCACCCAGAGTACGTTCATCCAAATGGTGCATTTAAGTGGCTAACTGAGAATGTTCAACATCCAGACTATGTTGAAATCACCGGTGGATATTCCACTTGCCATTTCTGGtccaattttgaaatcgGTGACATGGATTTCTACAGAGGTGAAGCTTACTCTGCTTGGATGGATGCCTTAGAAGAGGCTGGTGGCTTTTACTATGAACGATGGGGTGATGCACCAGTCCATTCAGTTGGTTTGGGTTTATTTGAGGACAGATCCAAGATTCACTGGTTTAGAGACATTGGTTATCATCATTCTCCATACAAGAATATCCCTAATTCGGACAAGTGTGAGGCGCCAGAAGATTCAGGTTACTTTGCGCCAGAAGATGTGTACGACCAAAATTGTTTAAGTAACTGGATCAGACTCGAAATGACCAATAAGGAATTACAGTCATACTAG